GCTCAAGAACTATGCTGGTATAACCACTCCTCTCAGCGCTGTGGAGTCTTGATTGTGCACACACAGTGTGCAAGGCCTCTACTGAGTGCCAAACAGAAAAATAAGCCTGTGTGTGTACATACctgtttccctcttccttttaGGGAAGCACACTGCTTTCCTCAGATACTGTCCATGTTCAGACAGAAAACTGAGGTTTCTGCCTAAAATCCCCATAAGACTTGTCAATATATTTTTGATGGGCTGATTTCCTCAGATGTAAAGAGGAAGCACTCAGCACTCACTCACAATGGTAATGATCTGGGCCATTGTGACTCTCAGAATGCTCAGCAGTCAGAGACCAGAAAAGAGATTCCATAATCTCTTCTCAGAGATGGAGAAAAGCTTGGAGAAAGAACAATTGAAAGGGGCTTCACTCTTCTAATTCTCAGCTTATTCTTCTTTGTAATCCAGTGGTCATCATGGGAACAGCCAAAAACAATACAGTTGTGTTGAAACTTCCACTTCCTGGCAAATGTGTAACACCTAAAAACTACGGCCATCCTGAAGTTCTGCGTCACACCTTTGAGACTCTATCTAACCTTCACAAGCTGCTTCCAAATCGTCTGATGGAGGTGCTTTATTCCTACAAGAGTGAACAGTACAAACAAAAGCATTTGTTGGTAGAAGGTAAGTGTGAACTCTTTTTAGGAAGTTTTAGTATCTTTGTACCAGCTGCCTCTTATTCTTGACATAGCTGTGTGCTCAGTCCTCGAGACCCATGGCCCCGTCCATACTGATCATACTTAGAGTCCCATATTCTCAGAGCTTACTGTGGAGTTCACTCATGCACTGACTTCACCATCACTTTATCACATTCCTTTCATGAATCAAGATAAGTCTGTCACTCTTCTTTAGAAAAAGCATACCCGTGGGAAGATGGAAAGGTTGACTAAGTGGGAAATACCACTAGATTTACAGTTTCAGCTTTAGATTTGATTTTAAGGTTAATGATTTCAAACTTTGTTCTATTTCCTACTAGTACTTCCTCCTATTGCTAGGAGCACCTTAGAGAAAAACTGGGTATTTCCCCTGAGGATTAGAAGCAACTTTACCTTGTAGCAGTTTGGAGTGGCCCACCACTCCTGAAATTCCATCAGGTCAGATAACTGAACCTAAATCTCTCCAAGGTTCAACTTCTGTTCCTGCATTAGGTTTCtgacagcttttttattttataatacacCTAAATAAATTGCTGAGATATTCATAGTGTAGCCTGGAAACTGGCTTTAGTTCTCAAACTGATAActgcttcttttcttctcctccctccctccctccctccctcccttcctccctccctccctccctccctccctccctccctccctctctcccttccttccctcctttcttccttcctttcttcttctctttcctctccctcctgtacttccctctctttctccttcctttcctttcttccttcccttttttttttgtagcaagaCTGTTTTGATGAAGAAAGCATTGTATTGAATTACATTCTGGCAAAGCTTCTTATCTCATTGCAGATGAGCAATTTGGTTAGAGGCCAACTGAGGTCAATATGAAGTAGTGGATGGATGTTATGTAAATGCAGAATGTCATTaatatctctaaaaataaaaataatttatggtaACTTGCCATTAGTTTGAGAATCCTGCATGAATTGTACAAATAATCTTCAGTATTTCtgatgtttgtaaaaaaaaatctgttcattcattcatttattcatttgtagtGTATTTATTAGATGTCTGGGATTAAGCTAAGGTATAGATGTTGCTCAGTAATATTTTTGCAGTGATGGAGTAGAAGAACTAAATAGCAATTATTAAATGGCATAGTCTTTCTTAAACTAATGGCATGTtacttttgctatgcaaaaatgGAGAGGAACACTGAATTGCATGCAGTAATTCTTATTCTATTACCAGATGAGATTTCTGAACCCTCTGGTTTAGAAAGAATCTTAGCAAGACATCAGTTTCCAAAAGAGATTAATCTGACCCCAAAACCAAGCCATGTGCCCCTGTGGAAAAGAAAAGCCATCAACAATGCAAGTCCTGGGTGGAAGAAATGCCACttgaacaaaaacataaaaggtcCTCCAATGTCAACTGTAGTTGTCAGGTAGGTGTCTAATTTTTGTCCTATACAGACACATTTAGAGATATACAGGGTAATAACAAACTCTCTTTACACTTTAGCTAAAAAATGACTTAATATGGTCTTTGAGGTATTTGATGAGAATAAAAACAAGCATTGCTCTCTCTAAAAGCACATGGACCCCATTTTCAAACACCCCAAGCATCTAGAGGAGCCCCTATTGAAAGAAAACTCATGGAGATAGGGACAGGTGTGTGGATCCCCTATGGAgcattgcattcttttttttttttgcatttttctgaagctggaaacagggagagacagtcagacagactcccgcatgcgcccgaccgggatccacccggcacgcccaccaggggcgacgctctgcccaccagggggcgatgctctgcccatcctgggcatcaccatgttgcaaccagagccactctagcgcctgaggcagaggccacagagccatccccagcgcccgggccatctttgctccaatggagccttggctgcgggaggggaagagagagagaggaaggcacagtggaggggtggagaagcaaatgggcgcttctcctgtgtgccctggccagaaatcgaacccgggtcctccgcacgctaggctgacgctctaccgctgagccaactggccagggcttttttttttttttgcattcttgaTTATTGAGGAGAGATCTAGTAGAGCTGAAgtggaattctttttcttttttcattttattcagtgagaggaggggaggcagagacagatttctgccccaaccagaatccaccggCAAGCCCGGTAGGGGTCGATGCTcagcccatttggggtgttgctccattgctcagcaactgagctcttcttagtgcctgaggtggaggccatggatccatcctcagcacctggagccaactcactccaattgagccatggctgcaggaggggaagagagagagagagaaagacagagagagagagagagagaagtgagagggggaggggtggagaagcagatgggtgcttctcctgtgtgccctgaccaagaatcgaacccaggacatccacatgccaagctgacactctaccactgaaccaactggccagggcctggagtcaAATTCTTAAAGGAGGATCCAACCCCTGAACTGTGGAGCTTTTATGCTATATGAGTTAGGAAGCACTGGTGCATCCCTAGCATAACTAACCAGGGACCTAAGATACAATAGTATGAATAGTAGACCTTGGCTTTATCCCTAGTCTGCCACATTTTACACTGACAGCAATGGGAGATTATTGCAGGGTCTTAAAAAGAGGGGTGACACAATCTGACTCAATTCCCTGGTCTCTAGGGAATTAAGGGTAGAAGCAGgatagggttgctgggtttcAGAACAGGTTGTAACAATGGGGATGTGGAATTGTTGGATTCTGGTACTCAGAGTTAAACTTTGGTTCCTTGGTAAATGGTCTTTGTTGGTATACTTCCTCCTATGGTTATGCCAGACAGATGGTGttttctatatttgtttctttagtacTGCTGCACAGTACATAATAAATGATTTCTACATTTTGACATAGTACATATTCAAAAAATGTTGCTGCCAGCCTGACAGGAGAAATGTATAATTTGTTATAAAGACAGAATCCTCTCTGCTGTGAAGGTACTGTTATACAGGGGGAAAAGGCCAACTCATGAATTTGCTTATACTGCAACCTCCCATTGGGATCATTGCCCTAATAAAATGATTTccttgtctaattttatttttcagtatccTCAGTGGCATAACTTGACAATTTGATTTAAAAGTTCATATTCAGCCTGACatggctgtggcacagtggagagcatcagactaggacacggAGGATCAGGTTCGAccaggagcccaaggtcactggcttgagcaaggggtcactcggtttgctgtagccccctggttaaggtgcatatgagaaagcaatcagtgaacaactagggtgctgcagtgaagaattgatgcttctcgtcttctttcctgtctgtctgtccctatctgtccctctctctctgtcacacacacacacacaaaagttcaTATTCAAATAAGGCAAAGACATGTTATAAAAGAATTAGAGCCATGATATCTTCTCAGACAATGCAAGGCATTGAATTTTTGTCCAAATTAAGGGTAGAAGTTACATAATGATACTGATTACTTAAGATCATTTGATCACAGTTTAAAGgcctataaaaaaagaaaacatgattaaGATTTCACAACCATAGGAAGTTTATATACTTTAATATCAGGCCATAATGTCTTCATGTGAACTAGTATATCTTACTTAactgtaggtagagtgcagagcgcattcctagaagctgtggctgatgcaatgctgtgagaatactccagcacctgaaaccctcctaagCACatccaggagggagctcgcccactataaggaagtgactcagcgccaaccaggcagttccctgatctttttagccgtTGGCTGTGagggacacgctgtaacaccctataggctgaacctgtgtatataagctagcttacttcctgcaTAAAGTGGGTCTGCGTCACTAAATCTGGTCCCCATagttgggtctctgcatctccgtcgtcctcacccctggtgggccttgtccacacttAACATCCTAGTTTGGTTTCTGAAAATATTGTTAGTTTGTTGGAACATAGGAAATgacatatttattcatatttccttctaaaaatattaatttgcttTCCTTAAAACTTGGGATTGATTAAAGTAGGCATCCTTGATTTGTTCTTAGTTTCAGGGAGTAATAATTCAGTATTATGTTGGCCATAGGTTTTTGTAGATTATCTTTATATGTTTGAAGAAATTCACTACTATCGCTAGTTTGCTTAGttatttttaatcatgaatgaatattaaatttttcaaatgctttctttGTAGCCATTGAGTTGATTATCTTTTCTATTGATATGATgaacttttgctttttaaaaatatttttattatggtaaaatgtatataacatagaagttcccattttttatttctttttgtatttttctgaagtgagaagtgggaaagcagagagacagactcccgcatgagcccgactgggatccacccgtcatgcccactagtggacaatgcatctggggagttgctccattgcaactggagccattctagcacctgaggcagaggccatggagccatcctcagtgcccaggccaaatttgctccaatggaaccttggctgtgggaggggaggagagagatagaaaggagagggggaagggtagagaagcagatgggcgcttctcctgtgtgccctggccagaaatcaaacctgggacttccacacactgggcaatgctctaccactgagccaaacggccagggccagaagtttccattttttaagtgtatagttcagtagcattaagtacattcacaacaTTCTacaaaccatcaccaccatccagctCCAGAAACTTTTCATCACCTCACACTAAAACTTGTACTCATTAAACAGTAACTCTCCATTCCCTCATCCACCAGCACTTGACAATCACTATTCTAATTTCTGTCACTATAAATGTGCCTATTCTAGGTacctcaaataagtaaaataataccaTACCTTTGGTGTCtgccttatttcatttagcatactgTCTTCAAGGttaatccatgttgtagcatgatactttttaaggctgaataatattccactccATATAACATTTAGTTATATCTATTCATCTATGGACTTTGGGATGCTTTCACTATGGgcaattgtgaataatgctgatatgaacatgggtgtacaaatatctgtttgagtGTTAcgttcaattcttttgggtatatacccaggagtggaacttccaaatcatatgataattctatgtttaattttttttttttttttttagtaactgtTACGTATGGTGGCTGCACATTTTATATCCCCACCAGCAATAATGTTCCAATTTTTCAGTTCCTTGACAACACATGTTATTTTTggggtttttacttttttataattgttattcTAATGGGTTTGAAATAGTATCTAATtgctttgatttgaatttctctaatgattaatggtgttgatatttttttatgtatttgttggtCATTtccatatcttctttggagatatGTGGTATTTAGGTCTTATGcctattttaaaattaggttctttatttttgatCTTGAGCTgcaggcatttttatatattctagattttaatcttttatcagatatataatttgcaaaaattttctcccattctgtgggttttcactttgttgatagtTTTAGTTAATGAacactgcttttaattttaatgaattccaatttatatttattttctcttgttgcttctggttctggtgtcatatccaagaaattatttccaaatgcaATGTCATAAAGTTCTTTTCTGGTGTTTTCTGCTAAGAATTTTATGCTTCTAGCTCTTaagtttaggtctttgatccatttaagttaatttttgtacatggtgtAAAAGAAGAGTCTAACtttattcctttgcatgtggagAGCCAATTTTCCTAGAACTATTTATGGAGAAGACCATTCTTTCCCTATTAAATGGTCTCGGTACCTTTGTTGAAATTATTTGATCATACATGCAAAGGTTTATTCTGAgttctctattctatttcatGGGTTTTTAGCTGTGTCCTTATGCCTGTTTTGATCACTGTAGCTTTGCAataagttttgaaattaggaagtaTGTCTAAcagctttttaaagttgatttttaaagaaaaagaaagagcaagagtgagagaaagaagcattgacttgttgttctacttattcatgcattcattggttgattcttgtatgtgtcttgactgaggattgaacccatgtTCTTGgcctattgggatgatgctttaactgactgagctacctggccaaagcccaaccttcccccccaccccagccccaataTTCTGGCTATTCACAATTCCTTGAAGTTCTATATGAATTTTGGATGGCTTCTATTTCTGCAAAAAGAAAACAccattggaatttttattgaaattgcaTTGTATCTATAGATCACTATGGATGGTATTAGTATCTCAACACTATTGAGTTTTTCAACCCATgtacatggaatatctttccatttatttaggtctaaTTTAATTCCTTTCagcaatgttttctagttttcattgtacaagtcttttgcctccttggctaaatttattcttaagtatattctttttgatgctattgtaaatgaaatattttctctcaattcacttttttttgttagtatatagaaatgcaactgacttTTGTATAGATTTTTGCATCctacaattttgaaaaattgttttatcagttctgtcatttttgtttgaaatctttaggattttctatgtacaagaTTATGTTGCCTGCAAACAGAgataattttacctttttctttctaatttgagTGCTTTTTATTGCTCCTTTCTTGCCTAATTACTCTGGTTAGAACTTTTAGTATGCTGTTGAATAGATGTGGTGAATGCAAGCATCCTTGTCTTCTGATTTTAGAAGGAAATGTTTCAATCTTGGAAATACGTCATCTCGTTAGAGTGCGTATTTCTAGTGTTTAATGATTGTGATGGTGAGAAATGCACTCACAGAAACCTTTCAATAGATACATTTAAAGCTCCAGGGGTGGTATGACCCAAAGGTCATGCATGACATGGTTGGCCTTGGAATAGCTAGCTATTGACTTCCTCCTCTGACTACCTTTCTAGAATTAAAATTGTCCACTGATAAATGTTCtgtatcaaatttttaaaaattaagtgttaAAAAGTAGGTTTTTAATATatgggttggttttttttgtttttctgaagttggaaacgaggaggcagtcagactcctgcatgcgcccgaccaggatccacccggcatgcccaccagggggcgatgttctgcccatctggggcgttgctctgttgcgatcagagccattctagcgcctgaggcagaggccatggaaccatcctcagggtccgggccaactttgctccaatggagccctggctgcgggaggggaagagagagacagagaggaagaagagggggaggggtggagaagcagatgggcgcttctcctgtgtgccctggctggcaattgaacccgggactcctgcacgccaggctgatgctctaccactgagccaatcggccagggccaattaataTATGTTGAGGTAGTTTCTTTCTATCCCTAATTTGTTCAGTGAGTTTATCatgaaattattttgaatgtttttttctgtatcaATGAAATTATGTGTTTTTTCCCCTTCTGTTAATGTGgcatattacattgattgatattcatatgttgaaccatccttatatTAAGTAATAATAGCTTTTACTTGATCATAGTATACAATCCTTTTACTAtgctgttgtatttattttgttgagaaatttgCATCAATGTTAATAAGGGATATTAgtctgtagggttttttttttttgtagtgtgtTTGGCTTTGGTATCAAAATAATGCTAGCTTCATAGAATGAGTTAGGGATTGCttcctcttcttcaattttttggtagAGTTTGAGAAGAATTAGTGTTAATTCTCTttaaatgttttgtagaattcatcagtgaagccatctgacctTGAGCTTTTCTTTGGAAGGTTTTTAATTGCTTACTTAATCTCCTTACTAGTTACAGGTCTATTCAGAGtttatatttcttcatgattcaatcTTAGTAGGTTGTATgtctagaaatttgtccatttcatcaatgttatccaatttgttggcatatagttgttcataataaccttttatatttctataaaccTGGTAGTATTGTTCCCTCtttcatttgattttaatttttgagtcctCACTCTTTCTGAGTCAGTTTTCTCtaatgtttttctattctctgtttTACCTTTgttctattgcttttttttttttttttttttgctttttttttgtatttttctgaagctggaaatgaggaggcagtcagacagactcccgcatgtgcccgactgggatccacccggcacgcccagcagggggtgatgctctgcccatccggggcgttgctctgtgcgaccagagccactctagcacctggggcagaggccaaggagccatccccagcacccgggccatcttttgctccaatggagccctggctgcgggaagggaagagagagacagagaggaaggagaggggtagagaagcagatgggcgcctctcctgtgtgccctggccgggaatcgaacccgggacctccgcacgccaggccaacgctctaccactgagccaattggccagggccctctattgctttttttttttctttcttcagctaGCTTTGGATTTAATTTGTTATTGTCTTTCTAGTTTTTTTGGGTGTAAAGCAGGGTTATtaatctgagattttttttaaaaaaatgtgagcaTAGACAGCTATAACTTAGACTCACTATagcatttcattttcttcttttttgtgacagagacagtgagagggacaggaagaggggcagacagggacacataggcaagaagagagagagatgagaaggatcaatgaTTTGTTgcatttccttagttgttcattgattgctttctcatatgtgccttgaccagggggctatagcagagcaagtgaccccttgctcaagccagagaccttgggcttcaagccagagaccaaggggtcatgtctatggtcccatgcttaagccggcaaccctgtgctcaagctggtgagcctgcaactcaagccggatgagcctgtgctcaagctggcaaccttggggttttgaacctgggccctctgtgtcccagtcggaCTCTCTAACctctgcaccatcgcctggtcaggctcactataGCATTTCTTGTAGAGCTGTTCTAGTGGTAATGAACTCCCTCAGATTTTGTATAGGAATGTCTTAAATTTCTACCTCATTTTTGACGGACAGTTTTTTCCAGATGTAGAGTTGacaattgttttattctttcagcactttaaatcCCACAGCCTTTTAGCCTGTAATGGTTCTGCTAAGAAATTTGTTGATAATCTTACTGATAACTTCTTATATGTGGTGAGTTGCTTTTCTCTTGATTCTTTAAAATTCACTCTttgtctttgactggttttgaTTGTGTGTCTCGGTGTAGATCTGTTTGTGTTTATCCTGGTTATAGGTCATTGAGCTTCTTGGATTTATATATCCATGTATTTCTTcaaatttggttgtttccatccattatttttttgaataactgttcctttctctcttcttcctcctcctgggaCTCCCATTGTGTATATATTGGTCTGCCTGATGGTGTCCCATCAGTTCCTTGGGCTCTAttcacttttctttattcttttttgctttatattattttctcctcaaatttaataatttaaaatgatctCTAAGTTTGataattctttcttctatctgttCAAGTCTTCTGTTGAACCCTTCCAGTGAATGCTTCAATTTAGTTACTGTAGCTCCAAAATTTGTTGTTTAATCATTTCCATCtctttgctgatattgttttgtCTCTATATGGTTTTCCTGATTCCCTTTAGTTCTTTGTTCATGTTTTCCTTTAGCTCTTTTGAGCATATCTGACAATTGTTTTAAAGTCATTGCTAGGAAGACTGATGTCTGTGTTACTCCAAGAACTGTTTCTGaagatttattttactttgagtGGGCCATAGTTTCCtgccgtggaccagcgcagctccaaataacggtgcagaattgaggaaacacacttgtcaaaacaaaaccgatgggactgggaggactcttcaaatggcctggcagtatctgagtgcctcacagccccagtttgctttattatataggcctatgcaaatcaaggaccctgatacaaagttgcacatcaaaggctaagacaggaactctcccaaggcaaaaacaggatacattagtgaaatttacaaacatctgaaacaaacaaagagtcagaggaagggcatgtgtattgcttcctgcaacccaaggaaggaagtggagtgggtgcaaacactcagcatcaaagccaaatatggagatggagggggtagaacttagccccctgccaagcctcgaatctataatggctttttgccattaacggtccacaacatatcccccttttctttttaatgtgtgtgctgagatttgcactcatctgattttctaattttggaggcagacggaaaaaatacagaacaaacacaaaattagtatagccaatgctaacagatacccaaaacaagtatactaatacatcacagtgattaaagcctttaagcaaactctttaagctaataatacaacaagaatctataaaagagtaatatccttaaagtgttcaccaagtccaagttggcaccaacaccattccaaatctctgcaaatgcaacccaaccccagttcagtccatcaaaaattgtcacaggagcaggagtccaggaaaagtccactttcaggagaagtcctcatggcactggaattgccatcacacttccacactctgcagttagcatcaaagtcccaatgactgctgctcccagctggcaatgacccaggtagactggaaaagccatctgcagcacgcatgaagacggagcttccgttttcctcaaactggaaagatgaacccaggggtcctatactggagttttacagccatggagtggtgaggagaaccttgggatacactaagctgggtggcagaggtaaatttgtaagttggcaaaaaaggaaaaaaggagctccgaattaggagtaggtcctagcctaaactatgagtggggcattgaggcaggaggaataaaggaaagactatatattaatcaaagcagcagaaaacaggactatcaatacccacaacagagatctttgagggaagaataaaaaacctgaatattcaggcaagacctagttaaatggcccttgtgtaaatgagaccagtctacaggctacttggaagaaataccccaggctcatccacagtgtcgtagaaggggccgatggccctgagcaccttttagccttcagtggcaaatcccagtattctgggcaaggttaggtcacaggtggctggagcagggctggaagagactgaaccctcccttagagtgagggggaagcctaccttccagtgtgtcccttcttcctcacagcaaaggcatgtaagcctggcaggctttggctcaaataaccatcctttccactattgaagcagggccctgatgaagttccagttggagcgttggagcctctgagggtatatgccaagagctagtattttacctgatctcctttgggcttttttggcctcttggtaccttaaaagcgatgctcagaagatctcgctgaggggcttgagagtccctatctgcctatatatctggagctattcagaaaagaacaaaacagtgttattagctggaatcaaataaaaataaaaaaggggtagtagtttgcaggacaaaaattttggcatctcttgtacatcagcattcaagataaactgtttgaagtaaaaagcgtaacagggtagacctgcaggagctccaggacatgactcccccccccctttcttattatttacaattgaatcacgctttacaatatttttacttcaaatattgcaagaaattcttgactttgttaacttttaacaaaaatagagtaaaagcaccttcaaacaacattcccacacttatcaaaacacccccttaacattaattaacaggcactttagagagtacatatcggccctggctggttggct
The Saccopteryx bilineata isolate mSacBil1 chromosome 3, mSacBil1_pri_phased_curated, whole genome shotgun sequence DNA segment above includes these coding regions:
- the LOC136330875 gene encoding testis expressed protein 56-like isoform X1 — translated: MIIDPRALHQALGWRNEGGRRLLPGQPGVCLGDGRPGGGAQKPGGLCDRKSETVVIMGTAKNNTVVLKLPLPGKCVTPKNYGHPEVLRHTFETLSNLHKLLPNRLMEVLYSYKSEQYKQKHLLVEDEISEPSGLERILARHQFPKEINLTPKPSHVPLWKRKAINNASPGWKKCHLNKNIKGPPMSTVVVRWVKKNMQPNEDLQSIIQRLSVFGPIKSVNLCGRQTAIVVFENMTSACKTVNAFQSRTPGIMLHCSWQQGFMLEDVRLPVIK
- the LOC136330875 gene encoding testis expressed protein 56-like isoform X2; translation: MHMLVIMGTAKNNTVVLKLPLPGKCVTPKNYGHPEVLRHTFETLSNLHKLLPNRLMEVLYSYKSEQYKQKHLLVEDEISEPSGLERILARHQFPKEINLTPKPSHVPLWKRKAINNASPGWKKCHLNKNIKGPPMSTVVVRWVKKNMQPNEDLQSIIQRLSVFGPIKSVNLCGRQTAIVVFENMTSACKTVNAFQSRTPGIMLHCSWQQGFMLEDVRLPVIK